GCATAGAAGCGGCGGGCGATGGTGCCCTCGGCGTACTTGTCGCTGAACCAGTTGCCCATCGCGAGGAGGGTGGCCGGGGAGGCGTAGTTCTCGCTGGCGATCAGCTTGAGCATCTCGCGCTGGTCGGCGAGCTCCTGGCCGATGGCGTCGGCCACGCGGGGCTCGACGGCGCGGATCACGTCGAGAGCGCTGCGGAATGCTACGGATTCGGTGGAGAGGGTGGGCTCTGACATGACGGACCTCCGGACGGATGGGGCCTCCACTGCCCGAGCGAAGTCGAGAGCGGGAGGTTCACGGGTCGGCCCAGGCGCACGGCACACAGTTCACAGGCCGCTCCCCGATGGTCGGTCCCATCCCAGCGCGCCAGTCACGGCCCTGCGGGCCACCCTACCGGGCGCGCCGGGACGCGAGGTGTCCCGGTCCACGATGCGAGCGACGATAGGAAGGGGCCACAAGCCCACGTCTTCGCGTCATAAGAGCCGTAAGAACGGAGACCCCGTGACTGCTGTGACTCCTCCGAATGCCGTAACGGAAACCTTCATCATCGCCTCCGAAGCGCACAGTGCGCACAACTACCATCCGCTGCCCGTCGTGGTCGCCACGGCGGAGGGGGCGTGGATGACAGATGTCGAGGGGCGCCGGTACCTCGACATGCTCGCCGGCTACTCGGCTCTCAACTTCGGCCATGGGAACCGGCGGCTCATCGAGGCCGCGAAGGCGCAGATGGATCGGGTGACGCTGACGTCCCGCGCCTTCTACCACGACCGGTTCGCCGAGTTCTGCGCCCAGCTCGCGGAGCTGTGCGGCATGGACATGGTGCTGCCGATGAACACAGGGGCCGAGGCAGTGGAGACCGCCGTGAAGACGGCGAGAAAGTGGGGGTACCAGGTCAAGGGGGTGCTCGACGGCAGGGCGAAGATCGTCGTGGCGGGCAACAACTTCCACGGGCGTACCACGACCATCGTCAGCTTCTCCACGGACCAGGAGGCGCGCGCGGACTTCGGTCCCTACACGCCAGGGTTCGAGATCGTGCCTTACGGCGATCTGACGGCACTGCGCGGCGCTGTCACCGAGAACACCGTCGCCGTGCTGCTCGAACCGATCCAGGGGGAGGCCGGTGTCCTCGTACCACCGGCCGGATACCTGCCAGCGGTAAGGGAGTTGACCCGCGAGCGGAACGTGCTGTTCATCGCCGACGAGATCCAGTCGGGGCTCGGGCGGACCGGGCGGACGTTCGCCTGTGAGCACGAGGGCGTGGTGCCCGACATGTACGTGCTGGGCAAGGCGCTCG
The DNA window shown above is from Streptomyces sp. NBC_01445 and carries:
- the rocD gene encoding ornithine--oxo-acid transaminase — translated: MRATIGRGHKPTSSRHKSRKNGDPVTAVTPPNAVTETFIIASEAHSAHNYHPLPVVVATAEGAWMTDVEGRRYLDMLAGYSALNFGHGNRRLIEAAKAQMDRVTLTSRAFYHDRFAEFCAQLAELCGMDMVLPMNTGAEAVETAVKTARKWGYQVKGVLDGRAKIVVAGNNFHGRTTTIVSFSTDQEARADFGPYTPGFEIVPYGDLTALRGAVTENTVAVLLEPIQGEAGVLVPPAGYLPAVRELTRERNVLFIADEIQSGLGRTGRTFACEHEGVVPDMYVLGKALGGGVVPVSAVVSSSEVLGVFKPGEHGSTFGGNPLACAVALEVIAMLRTGEFQQRATELGEHLHAELGLLAGTGKVTQVRGRGLWAGVDIDPSYGTGREISEKLMDKGVLVKDTHGSTIRIAPPLVISKEDLDWGLDQLRAVLSV